A window of the Phaseolus vulgaris cultivar G19833 chromosome 5, P. vulgaris v2.0, whole genome shotgun sequence genome harbors these coding sequences:
- the LOC137835328 gene encoding probable histone H2A.3, translated as MAGRGKTLGSSAAKKATSRSSKAGLQFPVGRIARFLKAGKYAERVGAGAPVYLAAVLEYLAAEVLELAGNAARDNKKTRIVPRHIQLAVRNDEELSKLLGDVTIANGGVMPNIHNLLLPKKAGGSSKGAGADDDS; from the exons ATGGCAGGTCGAGGTAAAACCCTAGGATCGAGCGCCGCCAAGAAGGCTACCTCCCGGAGCAGCAAAGCCGGTTTGCAATTTCCCGTCGGCCGTATTGCTCGTTTCCTCAAGGCTGGAAAGTACGCCGAGCGTGTCGGTGCCGGTGCTCCCGTCTATCTGGCCGCCGTCCTTGAATATCTGGCCGCTGAG GTTCTTGAGTTAGCTGGGAATGCTGCCAGAGATAACAAGAAGACCCGAATTGTGCCTCGTCATATTCAATTGGCTGTGAGGAATGATGAAGAGTTGAGCAAGCTTCTTGGGGATGTCACCATAGCTAACGGTGGTGTTATGCCCAACATTCACAATCTTTTGCTTCCAAAGAAGGCTGGTGGCTCATCCAAGGGTGCTGGTGCTGACGATGACTCCTAA
- the LOC137835327 gene encoding putative anthocyanidin reductase — MEEALMEVVKNKAQVGSSPATTYCVTGATGYIGSWLVETLLQRGYTVHATVRDPEKSFHLLSLWTRGDQLRIFKADLNEEGSFDEAVRGCDGVFHVAASMVFNVDQKENTEAYVQAKIIDPSIKGTLNLLKSCMKSNSVKRVVLTSSISTLTAKDNNGKWKPVVDESCQIQSEHVFKTQASGWVYALSKLLTEEAAFKFAKENGIDLVSVITTTVAGPFFTASVPSSVKVLLSPITGESEFFKILSAVNARMGSIALAHIEDICSAHIFLMEHSKAEGQYICSSQSCSLFMLTNLLTKEYSYSNKKRIAEKNYDKVPEICSKKLKDLGFIYKHGVEDIIHQTIICCLDHGYLPPIRQ; from the exons ATGGAGGAAGCACTTATGGAGGTGGTGAAGAACAAAGCTCAAGTTGGTTCTTCTCCTGCAACAACATACTGTGTTACTGGAGCAACAGGGTACATTGGTTCATGGCTTGTGGAGACTCTTCTTCAAAGAGGCTACACTGTTCATGCCACTGTTAGAGATCCTG AAAAGTCATTTCATCTGCTATCGTTATGGACAAGAGGTGATCAATTGAGAATTTTCAAAGCGGATTTGAATGAAGAAGGGAGTTTCGATGAGGCTGTAAGAGGCTGTGATGGCGTTTTTCATGTTGCAGCTTCAATGGTATTCAATGTGGATCAGAAAGAAAACACTG AGGCCTATGTTCAAGCAAAGATAATTGATCCTTCAATCAAAGGTACCTTAAACCTTCTAAAGTCCTGCATGAAATCCAATTCTGTGAAAAGGGTTGTTCTCACTTCTTCAATAAGTACACTTACTGCCAAAGACAACAATGGGAAGTGGAAACCTGTTGTTGATGAATCTTGCCAAATCCAAAGTGAACATGTGTTCAAAACACAAGCAAGTGGATgg GTTTATGCACTTTCAAAGCTTCTAACAGAAGAAGCGGCATTTAAGTTTGCAAAAGAGAATGGCATTGATCTTGTGTCAGTCATAACAACCACTGTTGCAGGCCCATTCTTCACTGCCAGTGTACCATCAAGTGTTAAAGTGCTACTGTCACCAATAACAG GTGAATCTGAATTCTTCAAGATATTATCTGCTGTAAATGCACGAATGGGGTCAATTGCTTTAGCTCACATTGAGGATATATGCAGTGCGCATATTTTCCTAATGGAGCATTCTAAAGCAGAAGGTCAATACATATGCAGCAGCCAAAGTTGTTCATTGTTTATGTTGACTAATCTTCTTACCAAAGAGTATTCTTACTCAAATAAGAAAAG GATAGCTGAGAAAAATTATGATAAAGTTCCTGAGATTTGCtcaaagaaattaaaagatCTGGGTTTTATTTACAAGCATGGAGTTGAAGATATAATCCACCAGACAATTATATGTTGCCTAGATCATGGTTATTTACCTCCCATTAGACAATAG
- the LOC137834187 gene encoding uncharacterized protein, with amino-acid sequence MAQLKEQNKRLLQRLEESEREGHSLAPTPQTHQSGSKPPTPQTQLVHHTSLTHHTHQSVKYTSLGRVANPRGHPFTDDIIATPLPDKWRGLTMNLYDGSIDPDEHLNIFRTQMTLYTMDQTVWCKVFSTSLREGPLGWFTKLPQNSMASFDILETKFTIEYATSRPHRTSSMSLFNVKQEKGESLRAFMDRFNKKRSESPIKRTQPRSESPDRRSRTKQRVREVINTIVGPVSLGVPPQEVNYITGGFPGGGCSNSTRKKHPRVIQSIHSTSTHKRLYIPPITFTDDDFTVIDPAQDDPMVITVEIDKFSIAKVLVDLGSSVDILYWETFKKMRISEAEIQPYDEQIVGFSGERVDTKGYIDLFTTFGDDSLRKTVNI; translated from the exons ATGGCTCAATTAAAGGAGCAGAACAAAAGACTACTTCAGCGACTTGAAGAGTCCGAACGGGAAGGGCATTCCCTTGCACCGACACCACAGACGCATCAATCCGGGTCGAAGCCACCAACACCCCAAACTCAGTTGGTGCATCACACTTCTCTTACGCATCACACACACCAAAGCGTTAAATACACCTCTCTCGGCAGAGTAGCAAATCCAAGGGGTCATCCTTTCACGGATGACATCATTGCTACACCCCTTCCCGACAAGTGGAGGGGCTTAACGATGAACCTTTATGATGGCTCCATCGATCCAGATGAACACTTGAATATTTTTAGGACGCAAATGACCTTATACACCATGGATCAAACAGTGTGGTGTAAGGTTTTTTCCACCTCACTGAGGGAAGGGCCACTGGGATGGTTTACCAAGCTCCCACAGAATTCTATGGCTAGTTTCGACATTTTAGAAACAAAGTTTACCATCGAGTATGCTACAAGTAGACCCCATCGTACGTCTTCAATGTCTCTCTTCAACGTCAAACAAGAAAAAGGAGAATCGTTGAGGGCTTTTATGGATAGATTCAACAAG AAACGAAGTGAAAGTCCGATCAAGCGGACCCAACCACGAAGTGAGAGCCCTGACCGGAGAAGTCGAACCAAACAAAGGGTTCGTGAAGTTATTAACACCATTGTTGGCCCAGTTTCACTTGGAGTACCACCTCAGGAGGTTAATTACATAACAGGTGGCTTCCCGGGCGGTGGATGTTCTAACTCTACGAGGAAGAAGCATCCGAGGGTGATTCAGTCCATCCATTCAACTTCTACACATAAACGCCTATATATACCTCCAATTACCTTTACTGACGATGACTTCACCGTGATCGACCCCGCTCAGGATGACCCCATGGTCATTACGGTAGAAATAGACAAATTTTCAATCGCTAAAGTTCTGGTAGATCTAGGTAGTTCGGTCGACATCCTCTATTGGGAAACATTTAAAAAGATGCGAATTTCGGAGGCAGAAATACAACCTTACGATGAACAGATAGTTGGATTTTCAGGGGAACGAGTAGACACCAAGGGATACATTGACTTATTCACCACCTTTGGTGACGATTCTCTCAGAAAAACAGTTAATATCTGA